The following nucleotide sequence is from Chryseobacterium sp. CY350.
CTTTATGGATTTGAAATCAAATTAATACGCTCTCGAATACGACTTTTTCTCCTCCAAAAATTCTACTTTCTTTCCGTCTCCGGTTCTGAAAAGAGTTTTAATTGTAATCCTGTTTTTATCACCAGTCGCACTTGGCAAAAATGTAACGAAATGTAAATGCGGACCATTGCTCCAGCCCGTGTTACCGCTTAGTGCGATCGGCTGGCCTTTGGATACGGCATCACCAATCTTCACTTTTGCACCGTTTTGCTGCAAATGATAATACTGTGCAATCGTTCCGTCTGGATGGAGAATCGAAACATAATTTCCGAAGGGAGCACAGCTTCTTGTTGGGCAGCTTTTGTTATTGCTCTGCACAACTTCAATAACTAAACCTTCTCGTGAAGCCAAAATTTCTGTTCCTTCAGGCATTACAAAGTCTAAAGAATTTTCGTTTTGATGAGAAAATGTACCATTGTAGCCTTGATACATCAAAAATGCTTTTCCTTTTGCGAAAGGCAGATCATATTGATAAGTACTGTCGTAATTTTTTATGGTAATATCGCCGATATACATTAAATAACCGGGCATTTTTTTGATAGCCCAGCCTTTCTTTTTATCGTTAACCACAAAATAAGTTACCCTTTTTTTTGATGTTTTAGCAGGAATTACCTGAGTGGTCTTAAACAGTTCGGGTTTCTTCAGATTTTCTGTTTCTGGTTGACCGCTGAAGACTAGCGAAACAGGATAAATCTCCTGATTATCTACATAAAAATTAATAGAATCTCCCTTTCTCTCGTTGTACATTTTGACATTTTTCTGAGAAAAAATAAAGCAAAACTGACTGATGAATATGAGAATTAAAAATTTTTTCATTCTTAAAGCTTTGTTTGAAATTTTAGTTTTTAAACCATTAAGAGTATTTAGTTTTTAAGTAAAAAAGCAATTTAGATTTTTTTAAGATTTACAAAAGTAAATGATTAAGCAGTGTGCTTAAATAAATATAATT
It contains:
- a CDS encoding M23 family metallopeptidase, which encodes MKKFLILIFISQFCFIFSQKNVKMYNERKGDSINFYVDNQEIYPVSLVFSGQPETENLKKPELFKTTQVIPAKTSKKRVTYFVVNDKKKGWAIKKMPGYLMYIGDITIKNYDSTYQYDLPFAKGKAFLMYQGYNGTFSHQNENSLDFVMPEGTEILASREGLVIEVVQSNNKSCPTRSCAPFGNYVSILHPDGTIAQYYHLQQNGAKVKIGDAVSKGQPIALSGNTGWSNGPHLHFVTFLPSATGDKNRITIKTLFRTGDGKKVEFLEEKKSYSRAY